The Sulfitobacter indolifex genome contains the following window.
GACACTCTATCATCGGGCCTAAACCCTAAGAGCGCGATATACAGACGTTGATCCATCGAATGAACCAAACCGCCCACATATCTCTTCAGATATCAAATTTTCAAACAGCGTTGAGACAAAAGAAACTGAGATGCGCCCTATCTTCTTGGCGCGCCCCGCCTCTAGTACCTCGAATTTTCCCGCTTTACCGAACCAAACCTCCGCGTTTCCGCTTCCGTCCGCCCCGTCTGGCGCCCCGTTGGTGCATCTCTGCGCCGCCGGTATGGGGGGTTCTAAGGTTAGTGGCACAGACCCGCAAGCAGAAATTTGAGAAAAGGCGATATTTCTGGGAACTTATCCGTAACTCACTGTTTATAAACGTAATTTGCGTTTTCCAGAAGCTTTCGTTAGGCCCCTGCCCCCGCTGTATCGCTATAAGAAGGCATCGAATGGGGGTGAATCAGCCGCGATTCCGGCGATGCCTGACTGAATCGCGGCGAACTAGATCGGATAGTCACGATTGCTTCGCTGCCCCTGCCCTGCACTATATAGATATTAGTCTTCGCCATCCTCTTTGCGTGGACGGGTCAGCGGCAAAGGCTCTTTGAAAGTAAGCGTACGGTAAGGGAATGGGATTTCCAGCCCGGCGTCGTCCAACCCTCGTTTCACAGCCGTTACCACTTCGTCCTTTGATCGCCGTTGCTCGACGGGGGTCGAACCCGTCCACCAGGTCACTTCAAAGTTTATGGATGATGCCGCGAACTCTTGAGCGAAGATTTGGATCGGATGGTCGCCTTGCTCAACCGTCTCACAGCTTTCTACGGCTTTGGTGATAACGCTACGGGCCTCATCGACATCCACATCATAGGCCACACCACAGATAATTGTTTGGCGACGGTGATCTTGGTCAGTTCTTACATAGACCGGGTTCTTAAAAAGCATCGCGTTGGGTACGATCACCAGCTGTCCGTCTGTCTGACGGATGTGGCTTTCGCGGATGGCGATATGGGCCACCTTCCCCTCGATCCCCTCACATTCGATATGATCCCCCATACGCATCTCGCGACGAAAGAGAATGATGATGCCTGCAAGGAAGTTCTCAAAGACATCTTTGAACGCGAAACCAATGGCGACCGAGCCGATGCCAAGCCCAGCAAGAATGCTTGCTGGTGTCAGACCAGGGAAGACGATCACTGCTGCAATCATAATCCCGAACACCCAGATCAAAATCGAGGTC
Protein-coding sequences here:
- a CDS encoding mechanosensitive ion channel family protein encodes the protein MEPVRIMWRQVTEMARDTIALLPQIAVAVVVLVLTWALAALGRSLVNRALSRTKLRRSLQDLFILLTSILIWVFGIMIAAVIVFPGLTPASILAGLGIGSVAIGFAFKDVFENFLAGIIILFRREMRMGDHIECEGIEGKVAHIAIRESHIRQTDGQLVIVPNAMLFKNPVYVRTDQDHRRQTIICGVAYDVDVDEARSVITKAVESCETVEQGDHPIQIFAQEFAASSINFEVTWWTGSTPVEQRRSKDEVVTAVKRGLDDAGLEIPFPYRTLTFKEPLPLTRPRKEDGED